A single Theropithecus gelada isolate Dixy chromosome 7b, Tgel_1.0, whole genome shotgun sequence DNA region contains:
- the WDR89 gene encoding WD repeat-containing protein 89 yields MEKIEEQFANLHIVKSSSGTKEPTYLLGIDTSKTVQAGTENLAAVLCSNGSIRIYDKERLNVLREFSGYPGLLNGVRFANSCDSVYSACTDGTVKCWDARVAREKPVQLFKGYPSNIFISFDINCNDHIICGGTEKVDDDALLVFWDARMNSQDLSTTKDPLGAYSETHSDDVTQVRFHPSNPNMVVSGSSDGLVNVFDINVDNEEDALVTTCNSISSVSCIGWSGKGYKQIYCMTHDEGFYWWDLNHLDTDEPVTRLNIQDVREAVNMKEDSLDYLIGGLYHEKTDTLHVIGGTNTGRIHLMNCSTSGLTHVTSLQGGHAATVRSFCWNVQDDSLLTGGEDAQLLLWKPGAIEKTFTKKESMKIASSVHQRVRVHSNDSYKRRKKQ; encoded by the coding sequence ATGGAAAAGATTGAGGAACAGTTTGCTAATCTGCACATTGTTAAATCTTCCTCAGGAACCAAAGAGCCCACTTACCTTCTTGGTATAGACACATCAAAGACTGTccaagcaggaacagaaaacttgGCTGCTGTTTTATGTTCTAATGGATCAATCAGAATATATGATAAAGAAAGGTTAAATGTACTACGAGAATTTAGTGGATATCCTGGACTTCTTAATGGAGTCAGATTTGCAAATTCCTGTGATAGTGTATATTCAGCATGTACTGATGGCACTGTGAAATGTTGGGATGCTCGAGTAGCCAGAGAAAAACCTGTTCAGCTCTTCAAGGGTTACCCTTCcaatatttttatcagttttgatATTAATTGTAATGATCATATTATTTGTGGTGGTACAGAAAAAGTTGATGATGATGCATTGTTGGTGTTTTGGGATGCAAGGATGAATTCTCAGGATTTATCTACAACTAAAGACCCACTTGGTGCATATTCAGAGACACATAGTGATGATGTCACTCAAGTACGTTTCCATCCCAGCAATCCCAACATGGTAGTCTCAGGTTCATCTGATGGCCTGGTAAATGTATTTGATATTAATGTTGATAATGAGGAGGATGCACTGGTTACAACCTGTAACTCAATTTCATCAGTAAGCTGTATTGGTTGGTCTGGGAAAGGTTATAAACAGATTTACTGCATGACACATGATGAAGGATTTTATTGGTGGGATCTTAATCATCTGGATACTGATGAACCAGTTACACGTTTGAACATCCAGGATGTCAGAGAGGCAGTTAACATGAAAGAAGATTCTTTGGACTATTTGATTGGTGGCCTGTACCATGAAAAGACAGACACATTGCATGTTATTGGAGGAACAAACACAGGAAGGATTCACTTGATGAACTGCAGCACGTCAGGACTGACTCATGTGACTAGCCTTCAGGGAGGGCATGCTGCTACAGTCCGTTCTTTCTGTTGGAATGTGCAAGATGATTCTTTGTTGACTGGAGGAGAAGATGCACAGTTGTTACTTTGGAAACCTGGAGCTATAGAGAAGACCTTTACTAAGAAAGAGAGCATGAAAATAGCATCCTCTGTGCACCAACGAGTACGAGTTCATAGTAATGATtcttataaaagaaggaaaaagcagtGA